One genomic region from Kineobactrum salinum encodes:
- the ccoO gene encoding cytochrome-c oxidase, cbb3-type subunit II has translation MKHEIVEKNIGIMIIFIIVAISFGTLVELVPLMFSKKTNEPIAGLKPLPALELEGRDIYIREGCNNCHSQMIRPLRAETERYGHYSVAGESVYNHPFLWGSKRTGPDLARVGQRYSDDWHRAHLYNPRDVVPESNMPAYPWLFDNGIDGERTGRKMAALRRVGVPYSDEDIDGAASAVVGKFEIDALVAYLQQLGTLVQARR, from the coding sequence ATGAAGCATGAAATCGTCGAAAAGAACATCGGGATAATGATCATCTTCATCATTGTCGCCATCAGTTTCGGCACTCTGGTGGAGCTGGTCCCTCTGATGTTCAGCAAGAAAACCAACGAACCCATAGCGGGCCTGAAGCCATTGCCGGCCCTGGAACTGGAAGGACGGGACATCTATATCCGCGAGGGCTGCAACAACTGTCATTCCCAGATGATCAGGCCCCTGCGAGCCGAAACCGAACGCTATGGCCACTATTCGGTGGCAGGGGAATCTGTCTACAACCACCCGTTTCTATGGGGCTCCAAACGCACCGGACCGGATCTGGCACGGGTCGGGCAGCGCTACAGTGACGACTGGCACCGGGCCCACCTGTACAACCCCCGGGATGTGGTACCCGAATCCAATATGCCGGCCTACCCCTGGTTGTTCGACAACGGGATCGACGGTGAGCGTACCGGCAGAAAGATGGCTGCTCTGCGCCGCGTCGGCGTGCCCTACAGCGACGAGGATATAGACGGTGCTGCATCGGCAGTGGTGGGAAAATTCGAAATTGACGCACTGGTGGCCTACCTGCAACAGCTGGGCACCCTGGTGCAGGCAAGGCGATAA
- the ccoS gene encoding cbb3-type cytochrome oxidase assembly protein CcoS — protein MDSLYLLIPVALIFCVIVIRLLLWAIDNGQYEDLDKEAWRILADERQTEQDKQREREQNPTQDQHDH, from the coding sequence GTGGATAGCCTGTACCTGCTCATACCCGTCGCCCTGATCTTCTGTGTGATCGTGATCAGGCTGCTGCTGTGGGCCATTGACAATGGCCAGTACGAGGACCTCGACAAAGAGGCCTGGCGCATCCTGGCCGACGAGCGTCAAACAGAGCAGGACAAGCAGCGCGAGCGCGAACAGAACCCGACACAGGACCAGCATGATCACTGA
- a CDS encoding FixH family protein: MYPDAATDTRPWFRQFWPWFLIVLPSVVVIASFYTLYLAILHSDDLVVDQYYKDGLAINRQLEQKQRAATLGITARFTITPQQATVELAGPVASPTLELALSHPMEADRDFGIVLQQVAPGIYSGVLDTPVRSRWHWQLRDPDDPTWHLDGVLSAADLLDADSS, translated from the coding sequence ATGTATCCCGATGCCGCCACTGATACCAGACCCTGGTTCCGCCAGTTCTGGCCCTGGTTCCTGATCGTCCTCCCCAGCGTGGTGGTAATTGCGAGCTTCTATACCCTGTATCTGGCGATACTGCACTCCGACGATCTGGTGGTGGACCAGTATTACAAGGACGGACTGGCCATCAACCGACAGCTGGAGCAAAAGCAGCGCGCGGCAACGCTGGGTATAACCGCCCGTTTTACCATCACGCCACAACAGGCCACGGTCGAGTTGGCCGGCCCTGTGGCCAGCCCGACGCTGGAACTGGCTTTATCCCACCCGATGGAAGCCGACCGTGATTTCGGTATCGTGCTGCAACAGGTGGCTCCGGGGATCTACAGTGGAGTGCTGGACACGCCGGTCAGAAGCCGCTGGCACTGGCAGTTGCGGGATCCGGACGATCCGACATGGCATCTCGACGGCGTCCTGAGTGCTGCGGACCTGCTCGACGCGGACTCAAGCTGA
- a CDS encoding c-type cytochrome: protein MTEYVLSLNGKSEDGDLAAAGKVHFDTYCIACHGPDGAGNKALGAPDLGNGIWLYGGSRQQIAHSVRRGRNGVMPAFQDSLSEDKIHILAAYVYSLSH, encoded by the coding sequence GTGACGGAATATGTGCTGTCGCTCAACGGCAAATCAGAGGACGGAGACCTGGCCGCCGCGGGTAAGGTTCATTTCGACACCTACTGCATCGCGTGCCATGGGCCCGATGGCGCCGGTAACAAGGCCCTGGGGGCGCCCGATCTGGGCAATGGTATCTGGCTCTATGGCGGCAGCCGGCAGCAGATTGCGCACAGTGTACGCAGGGGGCGCAATGGAGTAATGCCGGCCTTCCAGGACAGCCTGAGCGAGGACAAGATTCACATTCTGGCTGCCTATGTCTACAGCTTGAGCCACTAA
- the fnr gene encoding fumarate/nitrate reduction transcriptional regulator Fnr produces the protein MSTHPATLSVNEPFPPCHQEFQVSCHTCRLSRICLPLAVNSGDLARLESIIERSRPLQKGELLYREKTPFQSIYAVRSGALKGFCGTRDGKEQVTGFYLPGEVLGMDGISNGHHASSALALETSAICEIPFDSLQRLSASLPGLQRHLFQLMSREITEDQLLITLLGKNTAEERVATLLLSISRRNARRQLSASQFRLPMSRVDIGNYLGLTVETISRVFSRLQKNGVLRVDNKEIEILDPETLQRAANLAC, from the coding sequence TTGCCATACCTGCCGCCTGAGTCGCATCTGTCTGCCCCTCGCCGTCAACAGCGGCGATCTGGCCCGGCTGGAGAGTATCATTGAGCGCAGCAGGCCCCTGCAGAAGGGCGAGCTGCTGTACCGGGAAAAGACGCCATTCCAGTCCATCTATGCGGTGCGCTCGGGCGCGCTGAAGGGCTTCTGCGGTACCAGGGACGGCAAGGAACAGGTCACCGGCTTTTACCTGCCGGGCGAGGTCCTGGGCATGGATGGCATCAGCAACGGTCATCATGCCTCCTCAGCGCTCGCCCTTGAGACCTCGGCAATCTGCGAAATCCCGTTCGATTCCCTGCAGCGCCTCAGTGCCTCGCTACCTGGCCTGCAGCGCCACCTGTTCCAGCTTATGAGCCGGGAAATCACCGAGGATCAGCTGCTGATCACCCTGCTTGGCAAGAATACCGCCGAAGAGCGGGTAGCTACCCTGCTACTGAGCATTTCCAGACGCAATGCCCGCCGGCAACTGAGTGCGAGTCAGTTCCGCCTGCCCATGTCGCGGGTGGATATTGGCAATTATCTCGGGCTCACCGTGGAAACCATCAGCCGTGTCTTCAGCCGGCTGCAGAAAAACGGTGTCCTGCGAGTAGACAACAAGGAAATCGAGATTCTGGATCCCGAGACATTGCAACGGGCCGCGAATCTGGCATGTTGA
- a CDS encoding sodium/proline symporter, with amino-acid sequence MILSFLVFLLLFTLIGVSSARLSRGTREDYYLASASVRPWLVGLSAVATNNSGYMFIGVIGYTYATGLASIWLMIGWIAGDFIASMLIHHRLRAATARTGEVSYAGVLANWYGAGQPGLQRLIGVISLLFLLAYASAQLVAGSKALHVLFGWPDWLGAVLGAIMVTLYCFAGGIRASIWTDAAQSMVMVVAMALLLVVAVLSVGGVDSALQQMAAIDGFLDWAPDDLVLPGLAGAVLFALGWLFAGLSVIGQPHVMVRFMTLDNNDSMVRARLWYYLWFTAFYSLATGVGMLSRIYLSHGAEFDAELALPTMAVELLPPVLVGLVLAGIFAATMSTADSLVLSCSAALTHDLLPGRVGSTLLIKFATLGICVLALAWALLNQQSVFNLVILSWSGMASALAPLLVVLSLGHRPAQSLSVLAVVVGLAVALLWRYLGLHNAVYEGLPGILAGLLLLWLGLMAGRYRTAAPAVRHQ; translated from the coding sequence ATGATTCTCTCCTTTCTGGTTTTCCTGCTGCTGTTCACGCTGATCGGCGTGTCCTCCGCCAGATTGAGTCGCGGCACACGGGAGGACTACTACCTTGCCAGCGCCAGTGTCCGTCCCTGGCTGGTGGGTTTGTCCGCGGTAGCGACCAATAACAGTGGTTACATGTTCATCGGCGTTATCGGCTACACCTACGCCACCGGTCTCGCCTCAATCTGGCTGATGATAGGCTGGATTGCGGGTGACTTCATCGCCTCCATGCTGATTCACCATCGCCTGCGGGCGGCCACGGCCCGTACCGGCGAGGTCAGCTATGCCGGCGTCCTCGCCAACTGGTACGGCGCCGGACAGCCGGGCTTGCAGCGCCTCATCGGTGTTATCTCGCTGTTGTTTCTGCTGGCCTATGCCAGCGCCCAACTCGTTGCCGGCAGCAAGGCCCTGCATGTGTTGTTCGGCTGGCCCGATTGGCTCGGCGCAGTGCTCGGCGCCATCATGGTGACACTGTACTGCTTTGCCGGAGGCATTCGCGCCTCGATCTGGACGGATGCGGCGCAGTCGATGGTAATGGTGGTGGCAATGGCCCTGCTGCTGGTAGTGGCGGTACTCTCGGTAGGAGGGGTCGACAGTGCGCTGCAGCAAATGGCGGCAATCGACGGTTTTCTGGACTGGGCACCCGATGACCTGGTCCTGCCGGGCCTGGCCGGTGCAGTGTTGTTCGCGCTGGGCTGGCTGTTTGCCGGCCTGTCAGTGATCGGTCAGCCCCATGTCATGGTTCGTTTCATGACCCTGGACAACAATGACAGCATGGTGCGGGCCCGCCTCTGGTACTACCTGTGGTTTACGGCGTTCTACAGTCTTGCCACCGGGGTGGGCATGTTGTCGCGGATCTACCTGAGCCACGGTGCGGAGTTTGATGCCGAACTGGCGCTGCCCACCATGGCGGTGGAACTGCTGCCTCCAGTGCTGGTGGGGCTGGTGCTGGCGGGTATTTTTGCCGCTACGATGTCTACCGCAGATTCGCTGGTGCTGAGCTGTTCCGCCGCGCTGACTCACGACCTGCTACCCGGCCGGGTTGGCAGTACACTGCTGATCAAGTTCGCCACCCTCGGCATCTGCGTACTGGCATTGGCCTGGGCGCTGCTCAACCAGCAGTCGGTCTTCAATCTGGTGATACTCTCCTGGTCGGGCATGGCGAGCGCCCTGGCTCCCCTGCTTGTGGTGTTGAGCCTGGGCCACAGGCCCGCCCAGTCGCTGTCGGTGTTGGCTGTGGTGGTGGGGCTGGCGGTCGCGCTGCTGTGGCGTTACCTGGGTTTGCACAACGCAGTGTATGAAGGCCTTCCCGGTATTCTGGCGGGCCTGTTGCTGCTGTGGTTGGGTTTGATGGCAGGCCGGTATCGCACGGCCGCCCCAGCTGTCCGGCATCAGTGA
- a CDS encoding heavy metal translocating P-type ATPase has product MTATQACFHCGEPLPPGTTLTAMIDNIPQPVCCPGCQAVARLIASSGMTAFYRQRTAFNQRPEPPAGETGEHYQLYNDPALKTLYCTAVDEHRERARLLLGGISCAACTWLIEQSLLGQPGIIDAQVNLQQQRLDVLYDPTVLQPASLFARVEALGYSAQPYQHDDRRELLEREYRSELRRLGVAGLGMMQVGMFAVALHAGEIQGIAREYESLLRMVSLLVASFVVGFSARPFFTTAWRHLRHGALVMDLPVAMAIGLAWSASVWATLTGTGQVYFDSVVMFSFFLLLGRFLEKRVRRRHDLAGHEAEQALPMAVTAWRDQRWQRLPRRLLAVGDRLRVKAGETIAVDGQIESGCSAVREDSFNGEHLPRTVGPGDPVFAGTINLESAVELSADTLYHGSRLAALQRSVELATRRKPRIARLADRVASWFVAAILLITSGTALVWSQLAPEQAFWISLSVLVISCPCALALATPAALTAAASGLRRSGVIVHGDNALESLARATILVFDKTGTLTEGKLQQQDLVYCDTLDTAALQALAAGLQQYSNHPVAHAFDGVVPVDGVSDVTTVVGAGVEAHWQGHRYRMGSTSFCRELAPGLGAPPATALYWVALCSENRPLAWFGLRDTLRPEAKSLVAQARNAGLQLALLTGDSSAAGPALAVELGISEVATGLSPEQKMEQVRSWQQRGEIVAAVGDGLNDAPLLGLADASFAVANATDLARAQADFVIDRQDLHAVARSLRRARHCRRVIIQNLGWALIYNGSAIPLAALGHVPRGLRHWACR; this is encoded by the coding sequence ATGACCGCCACCCAGGCCTGTTTTCACTGCGGCGAACCCCTGCCACCCGGCACTACACTCACTGCGATGATCGACAATATCCCGCAGCCGGTGTGTTGCCCCGGTTGTCAGGCCGTGGCCAGGCTCATTGCCAGCTCGGGCATGACCGCCTTCTACCGCCAACGCACAGCCTTCAATCAGCGGCCTGAGCCCCCGGCCGGGGAAACCGGCGAACATTACCAGCTGTACAACGACCCGGCCCTGAAAACCCTGTACTGCACAGCAGTGGACGAGCACAGGGAGCGGGCCCGGTTACTGCTGGGAGGCATCAGTTGTGCCGCCTGCACCTGGCTGATCGAACAGAGCCTGCTGGGACAGCCGGGGATTATCGATGCCCAGGTCAATCTGCAGCAACAACGGCTGGATGTTCTGTATGATCCCACCGTACTGCAACCTGCTTCACTGTTTGCCCGCGTAGAGGCACTCGGCTACAGTGCGCAACCCTACCAGCACGACGACCGGCGGGAGCTGCTCGAGCGCGAATACCGGAGTGAGCTGCGACGCCTCGGCGTTGCGGGCCTGGGCATGATGCAGGTGGGGATGTTTGCCGTGGCCCTGCACGCCGGTGAAATCCAGGGGATAGCGCGGGAGTACGAAAGCCTGCTGCGAATGGTCAGCCTGCTGGTCGCCAGCTTTGTCGTGGGATTTTCGGCGCGCCCTTTTTTCACCACCGCCTGGCGTCACTTGCGCCACGGCGCACTGGTGATGGACCTGCCGGTGGCAATGGCGATAGGCCTGGCCTGGAGCGCCAGCGTGTGGGCCACGCTGACTGGCACGGGACAGGTGTATTTCGATTCAGTGGTGATGTTCAGCTTTTTCCTGCTGCTGGGACGGTTTCTGGAGAAACGGGTGCGGCGCCGGCATGATCTCGCCGGCCATGAAGCCGAGCAAGCGCTGCCAATGGCGGTCACTGCCTGGCGGGACCAGCGCTGGCAGCGCCTGCCCCGCCGTCTGCTGGCGGTGGGCGATCGCCTGCGCGTGAAGGCCGGTGAAACCATTGCAGTCGATGGCCAAATCGAGAGCGGGTGCAGCGCAGTGCGCGAGGACAGCTTCAACGGTGAGCACCTGCCGCGAACCGTGGGGCCGGGTGACCCCGTATTCGCCGGCACCATCAACCTGGAATCGGCAGTCGAACTGAGCGCCGATACGCTGTATCACGGCAGCCGCCTGGCTGCCCTGCAACGCAGCGTCGAACTGGCCACTCGACGCAAGCCCCGCATCGCCCGTCTCGCTGACCGCGTCGCCAGCTGGTTTGTCGCTGCCATCCTGCTGATTACCTCGGGCACCGCGCTGGTCTGGAGTCAACTGGCACCCGAGCAGGCATTCTGGATCAGCCTGTCAGTGCTGGTCATCAGTTGCCCCTGCGCGCTGGCACTGGCGACACCGGCAGCACTGACAGCGGCTGCCAGCGGCCTGCGCCGCAGTGGCGTGATTGTACACGGCGACAATGCCCTAGAATCACTGGCCCGGGCCACCATACTGGTATTCGACAAGACCGGCACGCTGACCGAGGGCAAACTGCAGCAGCAGGATCTGGTGTACTGCGACACCCTCGATACCGCTGCGTTGCAAGCGCTGGCGGCGGGCCTGCAACAGTATTCGAATCATCCCGTGGCCCATGCTTTCGATGGCGTGGTTCCGGTCGACGGTGTCAGCGATGTCACAACCGTGGTCGGCGCTGGCGTCGAAGCACACTGGCAGGGCCACCGCTACCGCATGGGCAGTACCAGCTTCTGTCGGGAACTGGCACCCGGGCTGGGCGCGCCCCCTGCCACTGCGCTGTACTGGGTGGCCCTGTGTAGCGAGAACCGTCCGCTGGCCTGGTTCGGGCTGCGGGACACCTTGCGGCCGGAAGCGAAGTCGCTGGTAGCCCAGGCTCGCAACGCAGGCCTGCAACTGGCGCTGCTGACCGGAGACAGCTCCGCAGCCGGTCCGGCACTGGCCGTAGAGCTGGGCATAAGCGAAGTCGCTACCGGCCTGTCACCCGAGCAGAAAATGGAACAGGTGCGCAGCTGGCAACAGCGGGGTGAAATAGTGGCCGCGGTAGGAGATGGACTCAATGACGCTCCGCTGCTGGGACTGGCTGATGCCTCCTTTGCGGTAGCCAACGCCACCGACCTGGCCAGGGCGCAGGCGGATTTCGTGATCGACAGGCAGGATCTGCACGCCGTCGCCCGCAGCCTGCGCCGGGCGCGCCACTGCCGCAGGGTGATTATACAGAACCTGGGCTGGGCGTTGATCTACAATGGCAGCGCAATACCGCTGGCGGCGCTGGGCCATGTACCCCGTGGGCTGCGGCACTGGGCATGTCGCTGA
- a CDS encoding cbb3-type cytochrome oxidase subunit 3, which yields MDINDLRGMATALILLAFIGLCVWAYSKKRKKTFDEAANLPFADEDQDQPSKREESDND from the coding sequence ATGGATATCAATGACCTCAGAGGCATGGCCACAGCACTGATATTGCTTGCCTTCATCGGCCTGTGTGTCTGGGCCTACAGCAAGAAACGCAAAAAAACCTTCGATGAGGCCGCCAACCTGCCCTTTGCAGATGAAGACCAGGACCAGCCCAGCAAGCGGGAGGAGAGCGACAATGACTAG
- the ccoG gene encoding cytochrome c oxidase accessory protein CcoG translates to MTDKDLIDIQEIAPAEVAELDLYQRREKIYTRRIEGFFQRLRLFTGWPLLIGYFLLPWLQWEGRQAVLFDLPERKFHILGLTFWPQDFPLLAFLLIIAAFALFAVTVWAGRLWCGYTCPQTVWTSIFMWLEQRTEGSRNQRMRLDQAPWTLRKLTRKLIKHGAWLAVAFATGVTFVGYFYPMRELLPDLLTFSSGKWALLWTLFFTLATYINAGWMREQVCIYMCPYARFQSVMFDQDTLIVSYDPGRGEPRGSRKRDIDHRARGLGDCIDCKLCVQVCPTGIDIREGLQYECIGCALCIDACNSVMDKMDYPRGLIRYTSEHELQGGKTRWLRPRIIGYLLMLCLMIGLFSYRVTSRVPLELTVIRDRSELYVETADGQIENIYTLSLVNMDESVHEFELSVSGIADATLIGERLHRLDGGEVRSITLRVQAAPEQLSKPSTAIEFQARATDAESLRTVSESRFMRPL, encoded by the coding sequence ATGACAGACAAAGACCTGATCGATATCCAGGAGATCGCCCCCGCCGAGGTGGCTGAACTGGACCTGTATCAGCGCCGCGAAAAAATCTACACCCGCCGCATCGAGGGTTTTTTTCAGCGGCTGCGGCTGTTCACCGGCTGGCCGCTGCTGATCGGCTATTTCCTGCTGCCGTGGCTGCAATGGGAAGGGCGCCAGGCTGTTCTGTTTGACCTGCCAGAGCGCAAATTCCACATCCTGGGGCTGACTTTCTGGCCCCAGGATTTCCCGCTGCTGGCCTTCCTGTTGATCATTGCCGCCTTCGCGCTGTTTGCGGTGACAGTCTGGGCCGGACGCCTGTGGTGTGGCTACACCTGCCCCCAAACGGTCTGGACCAGTATCTTCATGTGGCTGGAGCAACGCACCGAAGGTAGCCGCAACCAGCGCATGCGGCTGGACCAGGCACCCTGGACGCTGCGGAAACTGACGCGCAAGCTCATCAAACACGGGGCATGGCTGGCGGTGGCCTTTGCCACTGGTGTCACCTTCGTCGGTTATTTCTATCCGATGCGGGAGCTGCTGCCGGATCTACTCACATTTTCCAGCGGCAAATGGGCACTACTGTGGACCCTGTTCTTTACGCTCGCCACCTACATTAATGCTGGCTGGATGCGTGAACAGGTGTGCATCTACATGTGTCCCTACGCACGTTTTCAGTCGGTCATGTTTGACCAGGACACACTGATCGTGTCCTATGATCCAGGGCGTGGCGAGCCGCGGGGATCCCGCAAACGCGATATCGACCATCGCGCTCGGGGTCTGGGTGACTGCATCGACTGCAAACTCTGTGTCCAGGTCTGCCCTACCGGTATAGACATCCGGGAGGGCCTGCAATACGAGTGCATAGGCTGCGCCCTGTGCATTGACGCCTGCAATTCGGTGATGGACAAGATGGACTATCCCCGCGGCCTGATTCGCTACACCAGCGAACATGAACTGCAGGGAGGAAAAACACGCTGGCTGCGGCCGCGCATCATAGGGTACCTGCTGATGCTGTGCCTGATGATCGGCCTGTTCAGTTACCGGGTCACCAGCAGGGTCCCACTTGAATTGACCGTTATCCGCGACCGCAGCGAACTCTACGTCGAGACAGCCGACGGTCAGATAGAGAACATCTATACTCTGAGTTTGGTCAATATGGATGAGTCGGTGCACGAATTTGAACTCAGCGTCAGTGGCATTGCCGATGCCACCCTGATCGGCGAGCGTCTGCACAGGCTCGACGGCGGCGAAGTACGCAGCATCACCCTGCGGGTCCAGGCCGCGCCGGAACAGCTGTCGAAGCCGAGTACGGCCATCGAGTTCCAGGCCCGGGCCACCGATGCAGAGTCGCTGCGCACCGTATCCGAATCACGTTTCATGAGGCCACTGTGA
- a CDS encoding sulfite exporter TauE/SafE family protein, with amino-acid sequence MITELVSAFGLGLAGAGHCLGMCGGIAAALQLGGGQGTGMTLAYHGGRLTSYTVLGAALGLAAGSIDIAAWTIGLRYLAGILLVAMGCYIAGWWHLLQWLERGGAVLWRPVQKWTGSLLPLRHPAQAAVLGMCWGLMPCGLIYSSLAWAATAQDYRLSALMMLFFGLGTLPAMLATSFGAGRVQALLRRRGLKALIGLLLICAGLWSLYTTIAHHSHLGH; translated from the coding sequence ATGATCACTGAGCTGGTCAGCGCCTTCGGACTGGGACTGGCCGGCGCCGGTCACTGCCTGGGGATGTGTGGAGGAATAGCCGCCGCGCTGCAATTGGGCGGTGGCCAGGGTACGGGGATGACTCTGGCCTATCACGGGGGCAGGCTCACCAGCTATACGGTGCTGGGCGCTGCCCTGGGTCTGGCGGCCGGCAGTATCGATATCGCCGCCTGGACCATCGGCCTGCGCTACCTGGCCGGCATCCTGCTGGTCGCCATGGGCTGCTATATCGCCGGCTGGTGGCATCTGCTGCAATGGCTGGAGCGGGGCGGTGCCGTGCTGTGGCGGCCGGTGCAGAAATGGACAGGCTCACTGCTGCCACTGCGTCACCCCGCTCAGGCCGCGGTGCTGGGCATGTGTTGGGGGTTGATGCCCTGCGGCCTGATCTACAGCAGCCTGGCCTGGGCCGCCACCGCCCAGGATTACCGGCTGTCGGCACTGATGATGCTGTTTTTCGGCTTGGGCACCCTGCCCGCGATGCTGGCGACCAGTTTCGGCGCCGGGCGCGTACAAGCGCTGCTGCGGCGCCGCGGCTTGAAAGCTCTGATCGGTCTGCTGCTGATCTGCGCGGGGCTGTGGTCGCTGTATACTACCATTGCTCACCACAGCCATCTCGGTCACTGA
- a CDS encoding cbb3-type cytochrome c oxidase N-terminal domain-containing protein, with protein MTSFWSYWIIGLTSLFLVGISWILLANRRRDETQTDQTTGHAHDGIEEYDNPLPAWWFYLFVITIVWSIAYLIVYPGMGNYAGLIGWTQEKQHAGEVSAAEQRYGELRSRYLAMPVEEIAQDPAVRKMGMRIFGNNCAQCHGADGKGRFGFPNLTDDDWLYGDSPDAIKTSVTQGRRAAMPAWGIFWGTGVSLR; from the coding sequence ATGACTAGTTTCTGGAGCTACTGGATCATCGGTCTCACCAGCCTGTTCCTGGTCGGCATCTCGTGGATACTGCTGGCCAACCGCCGGCGTGACGAGACCCAGACCGACCAAACCACCGGTCATGCCCACGACGGAATCGAGGAATACGACAATCCGCTGCCCGCCTGGTGGTTCTACCTGTTTGTCATCACCATTGTCTGGTCCATTGCCTATCTCATTGTCTATCCGGGCATGGGCAACTATGCGGGCCTGATCGGCTGGACCCAGGAGAAACAGCACGCCGGGGAAGTCAGCGCTGCGGAGCAGCGCTACGGTGAACTGCGCAGTCGTTACCTGGCAATGCCGGTGGAGGAGATCGCGCAGGACCCTGCTGTGCGCAAGATGGGAATGCGGATATTTGGCAACAACTGTGCCCAGTGCCACGGCGCCGATGGCAAGGGCCGCTTCGGTTTTCCCAATCTGACCGATGACGACTGGCTCTACGGCGATTCTCCGGACGCGATCAAGACCAGCGTAACGCAGGGGCGCCGTGCGGCGATGCCTGCCTGGGGGATATTCTGGGGGACGGGGGTGTCACTGCGGTGA
- a CDS encoding Yip1 family protein, which produces MIQHSIGLMTRPRTQWQRVAALPSNSLTPLLLYPGILALLPAVAWYYGTSRVGWSIGGSEAIRLTAASALQLCVLFYFAMLACVAAVGYFIYWMAGTYGARTSVVRGIVVAGLTVTPLFLFGLAGFYPLLWVDLLLGVIAVSWSVYLLYVGIPIMMEIPEERGFMFSTAVIAVGLVILVSLMVSTVILWDLGIGPAYTDA; this is translated from the coding sequence ATGATCCAGCATAGTATCGGTTTGATGACCCGTCCACGCACCCAGTGGCAGCGGGTGGCGGCGCTGCCATCAAACTCGCTGACCCCGCTGCTGCTGTATCCCGGCATCTTGGCGCTGCTGCCGGCAGTCGCCTGGTACTATGGGACCAGCAGGGTCGGCTGGAGTATTGGTGGCAGCGAAGCGATCCGTCTCACCGCGGCAAGCGCGCTCCAGCTCTGTGTTCTATTCTACTTTGCGATGCTCGCCTGTGTCGCTGCGGTAGGCTATTTCATCTACTGGATGGCGGGAACCTATGGAGCCCGGACCTCCGTGGTCCGAGGCATTGTGGTGGCAGGCCTGACTGTCACCCCGCTGTTCCTGTTTGGCCTTGCAGGGTTCTACCCCTTGCTTTGGGTGGATTTACTGCTCGGAGTGATTGCGGTGAGCTGGTCGGTCTATCTGCTTTATGTCGGGATTCCGATCATGATGGAAATCCCGGAGGAACGCGGCTTCATGTTTTCCACCGCAGTGATCGCGGTCGGCCTGGTCATCCTGGTTTCCCTGATGGTCAGTACCGTGATCCTGTGGGACCTCGGTATCGGGCCCGCCTATACCGACGCCTAG